The following are encoded together in the Lactuca sativa cultivar Salinas chromosome 1, Lsat_Salinas_v11, whole genome shotgun sequence genome:
- the LOC111911935 gene encoding probable protein phosphatase 2C 42 encodes MSEGFMNLLSVCWKPFTNSGETGAASGVNGNYNGDGDDFEKDGLLWYRDIGKYGGGDYSMAVVQANQVLEDQSQIESGPFGTFVGVYDGHGGPDVARYVCDNLFRNFQARSTEDYGVVTPDTIKNAFLATENGFTGVVSELFNTRPSIATVGSCCLVGVIYQQTLFIANLGDSRVVLGKKVGNTGGMAAIQLSSEHNANLEEVRHELKNLHPHDPQIVALKHGVWRVKGIIQVSRSIGDVYMKHTEYNNDQILPKFRLPEATVMPIMSATPSILTHDIQPSDSFLIFASDGLWEHLGNEEAVEIVHNNPRAGIAKRLVKAALHEAAKKREMRYSDLRKIDKRVRRHFHDDITVIVLFLNYDQISRATSSSSSSTNAPHVSLRSALEH; translated from the exons ATGTCAGAAGGATTCATGAATCTCCTTTCGGTGTGTTGGAAGCCATTCACTAACAGTGGCGAAACAGGCGCTGCTTCCGGTGTCAATGGTAATTATAATGGCGATGGCGATGACTTTGAAAAAGATGGATTGTTATGGTATCGAGATATCGGAAAATACGGTGGCGGAGATTACTCCATGGCCGTCGTTCAGGCGAACCAGGTGCTTGAAGACCAAAGTCAGATCGAGTCTGGTCCTTTCGGTACATTTGTTGGCGTCTATGATGGTCATGGCGGACCTGATGTCGCCCGATACGTTTGTGACAACTTGTTCAGGAATTTTCAAG CAAGATCTACCGAGGATTATGGTGTGGTGACTCCAGATACCATAAAGAACGCGTTTCTTGCAACTGAGAATGGATTCACTGGTGTAGTGTCCGAGTTATTTAACACGCGTCCTAGCATTGCAACCGTTGGATCATGTTGCTTAGTTGGAGTTATATATCAGCAGACTCTTTTTATAGCCAATCTTGGAGATTCACGTGTTGTTCTTGGTAAAAAAGTTGGTAACACTGGAGGAATGGCAGCTATTCAGTTGTCATCAGAGCATAATGCAAATCTTGAGGAAGTTAGACACGAGTTAAAGAATTTACACCCACATGATCCACAGATTGTTGCTTTGAAACATGGAGTTTGGAGGGTCAAAGGCATCATTCAg GTTTCAAGGTCAATTGGGGATGTTTATATGAAACACACGGAGTACAATAACGATCAaattttaccaaagttcagacttcctGAAGCAACGGTTATGCCAATCATGTCAGCTACTCCATCAATCCTTACTCACGACATTCAACCAAGTGATTCTTTTCTCATATTTGCTTCTGATGGTTTATGGGAACACTTGGGTAATGAAGAAGCCGTGGAAATCGTTCATAACAATCCACGCGCC GGAATAGCAAAGAGGCTGGTGAAAGCGGCGCTGCACGAAGCGGCAAAAAAGCGTGAAATGCGATATTCTGATCTCCGGAAAATCGACAAGCGGGTGCGGCGTCACTTCCACGATGACATAACTGTAATTGTGTTGTTTCTAAACTATGATCAGATAAGTAGGGCCacctcctcctcatcatcatcaaccAATGCTCCTCATGTCTCCCTTCGAAGTGCATTGGAACACTAG